The genomic DNA CTCTCGTCCGACGACCAGGCCCACGCGCGCACGCTCAATGTGCTGTCGCGGATGATTGCCAGCGCCACCCGGCAGCGGTACGACTCGGTGGAGACCGTGGCGCGCGCCCTGATGACGGACGATCAGAAGAAGGCGGCGGACGACGTGCTCAAGGATTCGCACGACCGAATGGAGCGATTGGTCCAGCGGGGGCGGAGCACCGGAAACGAGTGACGCGGACCGCCCCGCGAGGACGGCGAGGCGGCGGCTCGGCATCTGACCCGGCCGATGTCGGGCGCGACCCGACGCCCCTGTTCACTTTCCCTGACTGACGGACGGGGGTTCCCTGTCGAGGTTGCGCAGAGCGGCCGCGCGTCGTTCGGCGCGCAGCCTGCGCCCATTCGTTCAGAGGACTGTCCATGACCACGCGCAGCTGGGCCGAGCCCTGGAAGATCAAGGTCGTCGAGCCCATCAAGATGACCGACCGTCGCGACCGCGAGCGCGCCATCCGCGATGCCGGCTACAACACGTTTCTCCTCCGCTCCGAAGACGTCTACATCGATCTGCTCACCGACTCGGGCACGAGCGCGATGTCGGACCGCCAGTGGGCGGGGATGATGCTGGGTGACGAAGCGTACGCGGGCTCGCGCAATTTCTACCATCTTGAGCGCGCCGTGCGCGACTATTACGGCTACGAACACATCATTCCCACGCACCAGGGCCGGGGCGCGGAGCACATTCTGTCCCGCGTGCTCATCAAGCCTGGCGATCACGTGGCGGGCAACATGTACTTCACCACCACGCGGGCGCACCAGGAGCTCGCCGGCGCGACCTTCCACGACGTGATCATCGCCGAGGCCCATGACCCGCGGTCGGAACATCCGTTCAAGGGCGACATCGACCTCACCAAGCTGGCGGCCCTCGTCGATGAGGTCGGGGCCGCCCGCATGCCGTATGTGTCGGTGGCGGCCACGGTCAACATGGCGGGTGGGCAGCCGATCAGCCTCTCCAATCTGAAAGCGGTCTTTGAATTTGCTCATGCGCGCGGCATCCTCGTGATCCTCGACGCCACGCGGGCGGTGGAGAACGCCTGGTTCATCCAGCAGCGGGAACCGGGCCAGCGCGACCGCACGGTGGCCGAGATCCTGCTCGACCTGTGTCATTATTCCGATGGCGCCACGATGTCGGGCAAGAAGGACAGCCTGGTGAATATCGGGGGCTGGCTGGCACTCCGCGACGATGGCCTGGCCGAGAAGGCGCGGAACCTGGTTGTCCTGTTCGAGGGACTGCACACGTACGGCGGCCTCGCCGGCCGCGATATGGAAGCCATGGCGATCGGCATCGAGGAATCGGTGCAGGACGACCACATCCGCAGCCGCATCGGGCAGGTCCTCTACCTCGGGAACAAGCTCATGGAGGCCGGGGTTCCCGTGGTCCGACCGATCGGCGGCCACGCCGTCTTCCTCGACGCGGCGGCGATCCTGCCGCACGTGCCGCGCGACCAGTTCCCCGCGCAGGCCCTGGCCGCGGCCCTGTACATCGAATCGGGCATCCGCGCCATGGAGCGCGGCACCGTGTCGTCGGGGCGGGATCCCCAAACCGGAAGCAACCGTACACCCAAGCTCGAACTCGTGCGCCTGACGATCCCCCGCCGTGTGTACACGCAGGCACACATGGACGTGACCGCGGAGAGCGTGATCGCCGTGTTTGAGAAGCGCGATCGCGTCACCGGACTGGCGTTCACATACGAGCCCGAATTCCTGCGTTTCTTCCAGGCCCGGTTCGAGCCGGTGGGTGCCGCGGGCATCTTCCGGGACGCGGAGCCCGCACGCGCCACGTCTGCCTCCGGCGCGTAGCGCGAAGCCGGACTGACAGGCGAGTCAGGAAGCGCCAATTGGGGCCGAACCCAATTGGCGTCTTCTTTGTGCCGTGGTCAGAAGCCGGGGCGGAGGCGCTGCCGGCCGTGAGCCTGACAACCTTCCCGGCATGCCGTAACTTGGAGTCCTGGCCGAAGTCCGCCGGCCGCCTCGACTCCTACCGGACCCCATCCATGAAGCTTCGCCACCTCGCCGTCGTTGCCGTCGTACTGCTGTGCGCGTCGGCCCTCACCGCTCGCGCTCAGGGCGGGGGAGGCGGGGGAGGCGGAGGAGGCCGCAACGCCGGCCCGCCGAAAGAGAAGCCGCACATCGTCACCTCCGACTCGGTGGAACGGCTCAATCCCATCTCGCCGCTCATCGAGCATCGCAAGGATATCGGCATTTCCGATACGCTCATCGGCAAGTTCGGCGGGATCCTGGCACGCCTCGACGCCGCCAATGCGCGGATGCTCCAGCAGGTCGATTCGCTTGCCGCGAACCCAAGCGCGCCGGTGTCGATCTCCGACGATGCGGCGCTGGATGATCGCAACCGTACCGGCCAGCGTCCCGTGAGTCTGGAATACCTGTTCGCCGATATCTCGAAGAACAACGCCGCCGCGGCCGATCAGGCCCTGGCCATGCTGACGGGCAAGACCGCCGATCGGGCGAAGCGTCTGATCGACGATCAACGCAAGCGCCTGGATCAGCTTCTGCGCGATAGCCAGGTGGGCCGTGGCCGCGGGCGATGACGACCTCCGCGCGCGCGTCGGCAACCTCGAAGCGGCGGTCGGAGCGCTTCGCGGTGACGTAGCCCGGCTCACGACGCGCCTCGCGACCGCCGACGCGCCCCGCGCGGCGGCGCCGTCCGGAGAACCCGCTGTCGCGCCGGCCGCCGCCGCCCCGCCGCCCCGGCCTGCCGCCGTAGCCGCCGGGCCAGAGTCGGACATCGAGAGTTTCGTGGGGCGGTACGGCGTGCTTGCGCTGGGCACCCTCACCACGCTCGCCGCCGTGGGCACGTTCGTGAGTTGGGCGGCAGCGCACGGCCTGCTCGGTCCCACCACCCGGGTCGTCCTCGGGCTGGCCCTCGCTGCCGCGCTCGCCGGCGCCGGACTTCGGTTGCACGCCCGCGAGCGGTCCTTCAGCTCGGCGCTGCTCGGACTTGCCCTGGCGGTGGTGCACGTGTGTGCATGGGCCGCGGGTCCAGGCCTCCACCTCGTGCCCGGCGGTCAGGCCTTCGCGCTGGCCACCGTCGCTTCCGCGGCCCTCGCGGCGTTCGCCCTCCTCGAGCGCGAGGAACCGCTCTGGTGCATCGGCCTCGGCGGCGCGGCGTTGGCGCCGTTCGTGACCAGCGAGCACACCGGGAGCCTGGTGCTGCTCGCGGGGTACGGTGCCGCGGTGGCCGTCGCCGGCGCCGCCGGTATCGCGACGCGTGGCTGGCGCTACGCTGCGCGCACGCTGGTCACCATCGTCCTGCTCTACACCGTGGCGCTCACGGTGTCCGGGGCGCCGCTGCACTGGGGGCCACTGCTCGCCGTCGCGCTCCCGGTCGCGGTAGCGCTCGTCGGCATCTCGCCCATGACGTCGGCCGATCTTATCCGGCCGCGGCTCCGCGCCCAGGGCGTGATCGCGGCGGCCGCGGCCGGGTGGGTGAGCTGGCAGGCCACGCCGCTAGGCGCGCAATGGACGGCGGTGGTGCTGGGCGCGTTGGGGGTGGTGTGGTTGGCGATGGCCGACCGGTCGGCCGGCGCGCCTCCCGCCGGCCCGGTGGCCGGAGGCGTGAACGTGGGATTCGCGCCGTCGTGGACCGACGGGGCGGTCATCCCGCTGGCGTTCGCGGCAGCCGTCGCCTACGCCGGTCCGCGCACGCCATGGTGGTCGGCGGCTGCGATGGCCGGCGCGGCGCTGGTGCTCGGGATCGCCGTATGGCGCCGTCCCGCTGGGATGTCGCGCGACGCGCTGGCGTTCGCCGCTGCGGCGACGGCGTTCGCGGCCGCCAACCTCGCGCCGTGGCAATCGCCGATCGCGTATCCGGTTGCCGACGTCGCGCTCGGGCTGGCGTTCGCGGCGGCGCTGCGCTGGCGGCCGAGCTATTCGTGGCCGGGCATGGCGGGGCTCGCGCTCGTGGTGGCGGGCGCTCATACGTGGTTTCTCATGGACCGCCGGCCCGCGTTCACGTACACGCCGTTCGGCACGCGGGAGTCGTTGGCGGCGGCGGCGGTGCTCGCCGCGTGGATGCTGATCGCGGCCCGGGCCGCCGCCTGGACCGGTTCGCTGCGCGGCGCGTTGGCCGTTGACGCGGCGCGGGCCGAACGTGACGGCGCGAACGTGCGGGCGGCGGCTGGCACCGCGCCCTGGGTGTGGGCGTTCATCTGGGTCCACCATGAGCTGGCCGCTGCCTGGAGCCCGTCGGTGGCCACGCTGTTGCTCGTGAGCCTCGAGGCTGGCGTGGCCGTCGCCGCCGTCGGCGTCGGGCGGGCGCGTGGCGTGCGGGCGCTCCGCCAGGTCGGGCTGGCGCTGGCCATCGTGGCGGCGGTGCGCGCGCTGGCGGCGGTCGATTCGGTGAAATCGGTGAGCGTGCGCATCGCGTCCTATCTCGTGGCGAGCGCGTTCCTGCTCGGGATTGCCTACTGGTATCGCCGCCGCGGAACGGACGCACCGGTGGTTGAGACGGCGGCCGCTCAGGCGCCGGACGCGTGAGGCGGGTGGCGCCCGCGCCCGCAGCGGAACCCGCGTGTGAACACAATCCATACCGTCGATGTGCTGGCACTCGCCACCCCCGCGAGTGTATCCTCCAGCATCGCGGTCCCCTCTTCTCCTACCTTCTTGGGTGACGACTCCCGTGCGTACCTCTCTCAGATTCCTGATCGGCCTCGTGGCGCTTGGCGGTTTGGCCGCGCCGGCGGCGGCCCAACAGCATTTCGACACCGTCGGTGTCGGCGACACGTCCATCTTCGCGCCGCTCGCGCTGCCCACGCCCAACGCGTTCCGGCTCGGGTCGGGCGCGCCCGGCCCCGACTACTGGCAGAACCGGGCCGACTACGACATCCACGCCACGCTCGACACGACCACCCGCGTGCTCAGCGGCACCGAGCGGATCAAGTACACCAACAACTCGCCGGTTACGCTCGACTATGTCTGGGTGCAGGTGGAGCAGGACGCATTCGAGCACGGCTCGCTGAACTCCTACGTGTACGGGCCGAACACGCGCTTCGGCGCCCGGGGATTCCAGGGCGGCGACGTCATCGAGCGGTTCGAGCAGGTCGTTCCCGGAAAGAAGAACGCGCCGCTCACGACGCGCGTATCCACCACGGTCATGCGGGCGGATCTTGCCGAACCGCTCGCCCCGGGCAAGAGCACGACGCTGGAGATCGCCTGGCACTTCGCGATCCCCGAGCACGGCGCCGACCGCATGGGTTACGATGGCTCGCTATTCGAATTCGGGCAGTGGTATCCGCGCATGGTCGTGTACGACGACGTCAAGGGCTGGAACATCGAGCCCTATCTTGGCCAGGGCGAATTCTACTGCGAATACGGCGATTTCTCGCTCTCGGCGACCGTGCCGGCAGGCTACATCGTGGCCGCCACCGGGACGTTGCAGAACGCGTCCGAGGTGCTCACCCCAACGGAGATCGCGCGCCTCGCCAACGCCGCCAAGTCGGACACCACGGTGCACATCGTGACGCAGGCCGAGCTGGAGAGCGGCGCGGCGCGCCCGAAGAAGACAGGCACGCTCACCTGGAAGTTCGCCGCCAAGAACGTGCGCGACGTGGCCTGGGCCACCTCGCCCGAGTACATCTGGGATGCCTCGAGTTGGAAGGGCGTGCTCGCGCAGTCGTACTACCGGCCATCGGCCGTGAATCCGTGGTCCGACGCCGCCGACCAGGCGCGCATGTCGATCATGGAGTACTCCACGCGCTGGTTCCAATATCCGTACCCGCAGATCACGGTGGCCGAGGGTCCCATCAGTGGAATGGAATACCCGATGCTGGCCATGGAGGCGCGCAGCCGCGACGTGTACGGGCTGTACAACGTCATCACGCACGAGATCGGGCACAACTGGTTCCCGATGATCGTCGGGTCGAACGAACGCATGCACTTCTGGATGGACGAGGGCTTCAACACGTTCATCAACACCTTCTCCGAGGCGCTGCGCTACCCACAGAAAGGGGACGAGGCCCAGCGAGAAGCGGAGGAACGGCAGGAGGTCGAGCAGGTCATGAAAGCGGGGTACGACACGCCGATCGACGTCGGGCCGGACCGCATCAATCCGCAGCTGCTCGGCATCAACCAGTACGTCAAGACGTCGATGGCGCTGCACCTGCTGCGCGACGAAATCCTGGGCGACAGCGCCTTCGACGACGGCTTCCGCGAGTACATCCATCGGTGGGCGTACAAGCATCCCACACCCAGCGATTTCTTCCGCACCATGGAAGACGCCGGCGGCCGCCGCCTCGACTGGTTCTGGCGCGAGTTCTTCGAGACCAATGACCAGTTCGATCAGACGGTCGACACCGTGGCGACCCGCATGGTGGGCGACACGGAACGGGTCGCGGTGGCGTACGGCAACCTGGCCAAGGGCGTGCTGCCGATCATCGCGCGGTTCACCTTCTCCGATGGCACGACGCAGGACGTCGACTATCCGGCGGAATCGTGGTACATGAACAGCGTCCGGTTCATCAGGCAGTACGCCTTCGTGGGCAAGACACTCACCAAGATCGAACTGGATCCCGACCGCCGGCTGATCGACGTCGACCGTGCGAACAACACCTGGACGGCGCCATAGCGGCAGTCGCTACGGGGTAGACGGCTGGCCCTGCGCGCCAAGGCTTCGCGGGCGGGGTTCCGGGAACGGAGCCCCGCCTTCGGCGTACCATCGTGCATGTGACGGCGGCCCGAGTTCCGGCGCCTTGGCTCTCGCGCTATACTTTCCATAGGCGGGGGGATGCCCCCGACCCCCGAGTCTGGAGATACGGCATGCGACGAATGACGGCGATTCTAACGTTGATCCTGGCCACGGTTTCGATCGCGGCTTGCGGAGGAGGTAATGGCTCCACGCCGCCGACCATCATCGGCGGCGGCATCACATATTTCGTCGTCACCGCGTCGAACAATCGCGATACCGTATCCATCCTGCCGGGCAACCCGGTACTACTCTCGGGTGTGGCATACGACGCCGCGTTCGACCCGTTGGCTCTGGTTGGCGATACGACGTGGGTGTCCCGGGATACCACCATCGCCAGCGTGAACACCCACGGGGTCGTCACGAGCATCGCCGTCGGGTCGACCTGGGTGGTGGGCAGCTTCGTGCCCAAGAATTCTTCGACCTCCTACGCCGACTCCGTCTTTGTCATCGTGGTCGGCCGGAACTAGCGGGCCCGCGGACAAGCTACTGATACTGGATGTAGAGCGGGGCCGGGAATAGGCGAAGTACTTCCGCCGGCGTCATCAGCGGACGGCCACTCTT from Gemmatimonadaceae bacterium includes the following:
- a CDS encoding tyrosine phenol-lyase translates to MTTRSWAEPWKIKVVEPIKMTDRRDRERAIRDAGYNTFLLRSEDVYIDLLTDSGTSAMSDRQWAGMMLGDEAYAGSRNFYHLERAVRDYYGYEHIIPTHQGRGAEHILSRVLIKPGDHVAGNMYFTTTRAHQELAGATFHDVIIAEAHDPRSEHPFKGDIDLTKLAALVDEVGAARMPYVSVAATVNMAGGQPISLSNLKAVFEFAHARGILVILDATRAVENAWFIQQREPGQRDRTVAEILLDLCHYSDGATMSGKKDSLVNIGGWLALRDDGLAEKARNLVVLFEGLHTYGGLAGRDMEAMAIGIEESVQDDHIRSRIGQVLYLGNKLMEAGVPVVRPIGGHAVFLDAAAILPHVPRDQFPAQALAAALYIESGIRAMERGTVSSGRDPQTGSNRTPKLELVRLTIPRRVYTQAHMDVTAESVIAVFEKRDRVTGLAFTYEPEFLRFFQARFEPVGAAGIFRDAEPARATSASGA
- a CDS encoding DUF2339 domain-containing protein, translating into MAAGDDDLRARVGNLEAAVGALRGDVARLTTRLATADAPRAAAPSGEPAVAPAAAAPPPRPAAVAAGPESDIESFVGRYGVLALGTLTTLAAVGTFVSWAAAHGLLGPTTRVVLGLALAAALAGAGLRLHARERSFSSALLGLALAVVHVCAWAAGPGLHLVPGGQAFALATVASAALAAFALLEREEPLWCIGLGGAALAPFVTSEHTGSLVLLAGYGAAVAVAGAAGIATRGWRYAARTLVTIVLLYTVALTVSGAPLHWGPLLAVALPVAVALVGISPMTSADLIRPRLRAQGVIAAAAAGWVSWQATPLGAQWTAVVLGALGVVWLAMADRSAGAPPAGPVAGGVNVGFAPSWTDGAVIPLAFAAAVAYAGPRTPWWSAAAMAGAALVLGIAVWRRPAGMSRDALAFAAAATAFAAANLAPWQSPIAYPVADVALGLAFAAALRWRPSYSWPGMAGLALVVAGAHTWFLMDRRPAFTYTPFGTRESLAAAAVLAAWMLIAARAAAWTGSLRGALAVDAARAERDGANVRAAAGTAPWVWAFIWVHHELAAAWSPSVATLLLVSLEAGVAVAAVGVGRARGVRALRQVGLALAIVAAVRALAAVDSVKSVSVRIASYLVASAFLLGIAYWYRRRGTDAPVVETAAAQAPDA
- a CDS encoding M1 family metallopeptidase: MRTSLRFLIGLVALGGLAAPAAAQQHFDTVGVGDTSIFAPLALPTPNAFRLGSGAPGPDYWQNRADYDIHATLDTTTRVLSGTERIKYTNNSPVTLDYVWVQVEQDAFEHGSLNSYVYGPNTRFGARGFQGGDVIERFEQVVPGKKNAPLTTRVSTTVMRADLAEPLAPGKSTTLEIAWHFAIPEHGADRMGYDGSLFEFGQWYPRMVVYDDVKGWNIEPYLGQGEFYCEYGDFSLSATVPAGYIVAATGTLQNASEVLTPTEIARLANAAKSDTTVHIVTQAELESGAARPKKTGTLTWKFAAKNVRDVAWATSPEYIWDASSWKGVLAQSYYRPSAVNPWSDAADQARMSIMEYSTRWFQYPYPQITVAEGPISGMEYPMLAMEARSRDVYGLYNVITHEIGHNWFPMIVGSNERMHFWMDEGFNTFINTFSEALRYPQKGDEAQREAEERQEVEQVMKAGYDTPIDVGPDRINPQLLGINQYVKTSMALHLLRDEILGDSAFDDGFREYIHRWAYKHPTPSDFFRTMEDAGGRRLDWFWREFFETNDQFDQTVDTVATRMVGDTERVAVAYGNLAKGVLPIIARFTFSDGTTQDVDYPAESWYMNSVRFIRQYAFVGKTLTKIELDPDRRLIDVDRANNTWTAP